The sequence TGATACGTTCTCATCTTTTTTATGAGAGATATTTGCTAGGCTTAGAGCCTTTTTTATCATCTCATCTCGCACATTTGCCTTGAAATTTGTTAGAGCAAATGGAGCTAGTAAATTCTCATAGACACTTAAGCCCTCGATAAGGTTAAAATTTTGAAAGACAAGTCCAAGCCTTTTGTGTCTAAGCTCAGAGCAAAAAGCATCAGGCAGCTTCGCAATGTTAGTGCCATCTATTAAAATTTCTCCACTAGTTGGCTTTTGAAGTAGGGCGATAAGCGAAAGCAAGGTACTTTTACCGCTTCCACTAATGCCTTTTAGTATCACTAGCTCGCCGTCATTAATATCTAAATTTATATTTTTTAAAGCACAAAACTCATTTTGTTTGTTTTGGTTATAAACTAGGCTAACACCTCTTATATTTATCATTTTAGCCCCTCATTTATGTCACTACTTGCTACTCTCCATGAAGGTATGAGCACAAACGCCAAAAATGGTATCACACCA comes from Campylobacter concisus and encodes:
- a CDS encoding ABC transporter ATP-binding protein, coding for MINIRGVSLVYNQNKQNEFCALKNINLDINDGELVILKGISGSGKSTLLSLIALLQKPTSGEILIDGTNIAKLPDAFCSELRHKRLGLVFQNFNLIEGLSVYENLLAPFALTNFKANVRDEMIKKALSLANISHKKDENVSNLSGGERQRCAVARALSMDANIILADEPTANLDRQNARAFLGLLESFKALKKSVIVATHDSIFDELSATDRVVSLQNGEIV